One window of the Salvia miltiorrhiza cultivar Shanhuang (shh) chromosome 6, IMPLAD_Smil_shh, whole genome shotgun sequence genome contains the following:
- the LOC130990708 gene encoding leucine-rich repeat extensin-like protein 1, giving the protein MISHRYFVFDDPPPPPYDAPPPPTDPFSILPAPPVDEVPYIPEPFVPDKAVAFEPIVPDSAVPESGILQTGSPYMDFDPFHYLTLIPFPSVDLPPWEPAPATAPLSLPHSEIIPPIPSPMLCTEYVTFDPYPRVTPLPEPGTLEFQHYMHPILYPPSRDAQEGPSHPIPIDSDDEDPDEETPEMIVGHGQTRPLRRRTTADGVDVWEPIPEPPVCYPMVDTDVEDETEDDDDSEETEPSEDEEIEPREDMTVDDAGSRVSGDAFGGTGWV; this is encoded by the coding sequence ATGATTAGTCACCGCTACTTTGTATTTGATGATCCCCCACCACCTCCTTATGATGCACCCCCTCCTCCGACAGATCCTTTTTCGATCTTACCTGCACCCCCAGTTGATGAGGTTCCGTATATTCCGGAGCCATTTGTGCCTGATAAGGCCGTTGCTTTTGAGCCCATTGTCCCGGATTCTGCTGTTCCAGAGTCGGGTATTCTGCAGACTGGATCGCCATATATGGATTTTGATCCATTTCATTATTTGACATTGATACCTTTTCCCAGTGTTGATCTGCCTCCTTGGGAGCCGGCCCCAGCGACAGCGCCATTATCATTGCCTCATTCAGAGATTATACCACCTATTCCATCTCCGATGCTTTGTACTGAGTATGTGACTTTTGATCCTTACCCGAGGGTTACTCCTCTACCTGAGCCTGGCACACTTGAGTTTCAGCATTATATGCATCCTATTCTATACCCACCATCCAGAGATGCACAGGAGGGACCGTCTCATCCGATTCCgattgatagtgatgatgaggaCCCAGACGAGGAGACGCCAGAGATGATAGTTGGGCATGGACAGACCCGACCACTACGGCGTCGGACCACTGCTGATGGAGTCGATGTATGGGAGCCTATTCCGGAGCCACCTGTTTGTTACCCGATGGTAGACACAGATGTTGAGGATGAGacagaggatgatgatgatagTGAGGAGACCGAGCCTAGTGAGGATGAGGAGATTGAGCCCAGAGAGGATATGACAGTAGATGATGCGGGAAGTAGAGTATCCGGAGATGCTTTCGGTGGGACTGGATGGGTCTGA